Proteins encoded together in one Chryseobacterium sp. G0201 window:
- a CDS encoding NADH-quinone oxidoreductase subunit B, which yields MSDNKPVIRTDAPAPEGFEGEGFFATKLSSVIGMARKFSLWPLPFATSCCGIEFMATLNPTYDASRFGMERNSFSPRQADMLMVCGTISKKLGPVLKEVYTQMAEPKWVVAVGACASSGGIFDTYSVLQGIDKIIPVDVYVPGCPPRPEQIIEGVMQVQALAESESIRRRDMPEYQKLLDSYNISN from the coding sequence ATGTCAGATAACAAACCAGTAATAAGAACAGATGCACCTGCTCCCGAAGGATTTGAAGGAGAAGGCTTTTTCGCAACGAAACTGAGCAGTGTAATCGGGATGGCTAGAAAGTTCTCTCTTTGGCCTTTACCCTTTGCAACCTCTTGTTGTGGTATCGAGTTTATGGCTACCCTGAACCCTACTTATGATGCTTCAAGATTTGGTATGGAAAGAAACTCTTTCTCACCAAGACAGGCAGATATGTTGATGGTTTGCGGAACGATATCTAAAAAATTAGGACCCGTCCTAAAAGAAGTGTATACTCAGATGGCTGAGCCAAAATGGGTAGTTGCTGTTGGAGCTTGTGCTTCCAGCGGTGGTATTTTTGACACATACTCTGTTTTACAGGGAATCGATAAAATTATTCCGGTTGACGTTTACGTTCCCGGATGCCCGCCAAGACCGGAGCAGATCATCGAAGGTGTAATGCAGGTTCAGGCTTTGGCAGAAAGCGAAAGCATCAGAAGAAGAGATATGCCTGAATACCAAAAATTGTTAGACTCTTACAACATTAGCAACTAA
- a CDS encoding NADH-quinone oxidoreductase subunit C: MTNEFVLEAITREFPESVISSSEPYGMLTVEVKKDDIKKIIHYLRDSSLEFNFLTDICGIHYPEFPEKEIGVVYHLHNMMANFRIRLKIFMSRENIEVDSLVELFAGANWMERETFDFYGIKFKGHPDLRAILNMEDLGYHPMLKEYRLEDGTRTDKNDSMFGR; the protein is encoded by the coding sequence ATGACGAACGAATTTGTACTAGAAGCAATCACAAGAGAATTTCCGGAGTCTGTAATTTCAAGTTCAGAGCCTTACGGAATGCTGACTGTTGAAGTAAAGAAAGATGATATCAAAAAGATCATTCATTATCTTAGAGATTCATCGCTGGAATTTAATTTCCTTACAGATATTTGTGGAATCCATTACCCAGAATTTCCGGAGAAAGAAATAGGAGTTGTTTATCACTTGCATAATATGATGGCCAACTTCAGAATCCGTCTTAAGATTTTTATGTCTAGAGAAAATATTGAAGTTGATTCTCTTGTAGAATTATTTGCAGGAGCCAACTGGATGGAAAGAGAAACTTTTGATTTCTACGGAATTAAATTTAAAGGACATCCGGATCTTAGAGCTATTTTAAATATGGAAGATCTTGGATACCACCCAATGTTGAAGGAATATCGTCTTGAGGATGGCACAAGAACAGACAAGAACGATAGCATGTTCGGAAGATAA
- a CDS encoding IMPACT family protein: MQFEYKTIEKPIENTLLKEKGSKFIGFAFPVNNETELKAALEKIRSEHPKATHHCYAFRMGLNGENYRANDDGEPSGSAGLPIYNQLLAHEITNVLVISVRYYGGTKLGVSGLVKAYKECAKITLDEANIITKELETEIEIQFSFNQQNTIFTLLSKFDAKVLNFDANENCILTASLKIAQKESISDKLSEMQNISFEFID, from the coding sequence ATGCAGTTCGAGTACAAAACCATAGAAAAACCCATAGAAAATACTTTACTGAAAGAAAAAGGAAGCAAATTCATCGGATTTGCCTTTCCTGTAAATAATGAAACTGAACTTAAAGCTGCTTTAGAAAAAATAAGATCAGAGCATCCAAAAGCTACGCATCATTGTTACGCTTTCAGAATGGGGCTAAATGGTGAAAATTATCGTGCAAATGACGACGGAGAACCATCCGGAAGTGCCGGATTACCTATTTACAATCAATTATTGGCACATGAAATTACAAATGTTTTAGTGATTTCAGTTCGTTATTATGGTGGAACCAAATTGGGAGTTTCAGGCTTGGTAAAAGCTTATAAAGAATGTGCAAAAATCACTTTAGACGAAGCCAATATTATTACGAAAGAATTAGAAACGGAAATAGAAATTCAATTCAGTTTTAATCAACAAAACACGATCTTCACATTGCTTTCTAAATTTGATGCTAAAGTTTTAAATTTTGATGCTAATGAAAACTGTATCCTAACCGCGTCATTAAAAATAGCACAAAAAGAAAGCATCTCAGACAAATTGTCCGAGATGCAGAATATTTCGTTTGAATTTATTGATTAA
- a CDS encoding NADH-quinone oxidoreductase subunit A has protein sequence MNLPESYIPILIQAGVAVAFVAVSLLGAHFLGPQQKKGNSVKNQSWECGVPVEGNARTPFSIKYFLTAVLFVLFDIEIVFFYPYAVNFREFGFEGFLAVLTFVAIFFVAFFYVWKRGALDWDK, from the coding sequence ATGAATTTACCTGAAAGTTATATTCCAATCCTTATCCAAGCCGGTGTTGCGGTTGCTTTCGTAGCAGTTTCATTGCTTGGTGCACACTTTCTTGGTCCACAACAGAAAAAAGGAAATTCTGTTAAAAACCAGAGCTGGGAATGTGGAGTTCCTGTAGAAGGAAATGCCAGAACACCGTTTTCGATCAAGTATTTCTTGACTGCGGTATTATTCGTACTATTCGATATAGAAATCGTATTTTTTTATCCATATGCTGTAAACTTCAGAGAATTCGGTTTTGAAGGATTCCTGGCTGTACTTACATTCGTAGCGATCTTCTTCGTAGCTTTTTTCTACGTTTGGAAGCGCGGTGCGCTAGATTGGGATAAATAA
- a CDS encoding DUF349 domain-containing protein, translated as MTTENNLSENEENKISTEVSQEETSENTVPAQENAHEDDAEHHEEHAVADITLSEALKEMEKIINTPNAGEDFRKFNVLKEKASHFIHDEVEDKKHEYVEGGNLAENFSYEHPSQARFSALVNIFREKHDDFQKGQEEEQKKNLDHRQSIIERLKNLYTNSEPGTNLFKSIREIKEEWSHAGQVAKSEFKILNNNYFHHLNQFYQMLDLNKEFLEQEYSHNLEKREHIIARAKELENEPVIQKALNELQYLHKLWKEEAEPVAEEFREKTWEEFKEISNKIHERKSELSAAIESEQNENFEKKNQIITEIKKLSEPSDTPNHSYWQNSIKRVEDLRSEFLKTGSVPRKLSNQNWNDFKTTLRAFNTTKNNYYKSLKGSQQTNLDEKLKLIQTAKDNMNNEEWDIAVPLFKKLQEDWKKVGHVPKSMTNKIWDEFRDACNTFFNNYREKSNASTDNWKENYKHKKEILEDLKTVSDEEGSIERIEAIKSAWNNIGKVPRDKIAINSEFNKTLREKLKLNKINELELKEEGLSENQLTDKARKIKSQISDLEAEIVKLENNLAFFNKPSRENPMLKDTFIMIDEKKAHLETLKQNLHKIIAGE; from the coding sequence ATGACAACAGAAAATAATCTTTCTGAAAACGAAGAAAATAAAATTTCTACCGAAGTATCTCAAGAAGAAACATCAGAAAACACCGTACCTGCTCAGGAAAATGCACATGAAGATGATGCAGAACATCATGAGGAGCATGCTGTTGCAGATATCACATTGAGCGAGGCTTTGAAAGAAATGGAAAAAATCATCAACACGCCTAATGCCGGTGAAGATTTTAGAAAATTCAATGTATTAAAAGAAAAAGCAAGTCATTTTATCCACGATGAAGTGGAAGATAAAAAGCATGAATATGTAGAAGGAGGAAATCTGGCTGAAAATTTCAGTTACGAGCATCCTTCACAGGCAAGATTTTCTGCTTTGGTTAATATTTTCAGAGAAAAACATGACGACTTCCAAAAAGGACAGGAAGAAGAGCAGAAAAAAAATCTGGATCACCGTCAGAGTATTATCGAAAGACTTAAAAACCTTTATACGAATTCTGAGCCGGGAACCAATCTTTTCAAATCTATTCGTGAGATAAAAGAAGAATGGTCACATGCAGGGCAGGTTGCAAAATCTGAGTTCAAAATTCTTAATAATAATTATTTCCACCATTTGAATCAGTTTTATCAAATGTTAGATTTAAATAAAGAATTTTTGGAACAGGAATACAGCCACAATCTTGAAAAAAGAGAACACATTATTGCTCGCGCTAAAGAACTAGAAAACGAACCTGTAATTCAGAAAGCATTAAACGAATTACAATATCTTCATAAACTTTGGAAGGAAGAAGCAGAACCAGTTGCAGAAGAATTCCGTGAAAAAACTTGGGAAGAATTTAAAGAAATTTCCAACAAAATTCACGAAAGAAAATCTGAACTTTCTGCAGCGATTGAATCTGAACAAAATGAAAATTTTGAAAAGAAAAATCAGATCATTACAGAAATCAAAAAACTTTCTGAGCCTTCTGACACTCCGAACCACAGCTATTGGCAGAATTCAATTAAAAGAGTTGAAGATCTTCGTTCTGAATTTTTAAAAACAGGAAGTGTTCCAAGAAAATTATCCAACCAAAACTGGAATGATTTTAAAACAACACTTCGAGCTTTTAATACAACAAAAAACAATTATTATAAGTCTTTAAAAGGATCTCAGCAGACCAATCTGGATGAAAAATTAAAATTGATCCAAACTGCAAAAGACAATATGAATAATGAAGAGTGGGACATCGCTGTTCCGTTATTCAAAAAATTGCAGGAAGACTGGAAAAAAGTTGGTCACGTTCCAAAGAGCATGACGAACAAGATCTGGGATGAATTCCGTGATGCATGTAACACTTTCTTCAACAATTACAGAGAGAAAAGCAATGCTTCTACTGATAACTGGAAAGAAAATTACAAACATAAAAAAGAGATTCTAGAAGATTTAAAGACCGTTTCAGACGAAGAAGGAAGTATCGAAAGAATTGAAGCTATAAAATCTGCCTGGAATAATATTGGAAAGGTTCCGAGAGATAAAATTGCGATCAATTCTGAATTCAACAAAACGTTGAGAGAAAAATTGAAACTGAATAAGATCAACGAGCTTGAATTAAAAGAAGAAGGTTTATCTGAAAATCAATTAACCGATAAAGCAAGAAAAATCAAGAGCCAAATTTCTGATCTTGAAGCTGAAATCGTGAAATTGGAAAACAATTTGGCATTCTTCAACAAGCCTTCAAGAGAGAACCCAATGTTGAAAGACACTTTCATTATGATTGATGAAAAGAAAGCTCATTTGGAAACTTTAAAACAAAATCTTCACAAAATTATCGCTGGGGAATAA
- the ribD gene encoding bifunctional diaminohydroxyphosphoribosylaminopyrimidine deaminase/5-amino-6-(5-phosphoribosylamino)uracil reductase RibD, whose amino-acid sequence MQDEFYIKRCIELAQKALGKTYPNPLVGSVIVHNGEIIGEGYHHKAGENHAEINAINSVKNKDLIPESTIYVSLEPCAHYGKTPPCALKIKELGFKKVVIGAMDSHDKVNGKGKKIIQDAGIEAVSGVLENECIELNKRFFTYHEKQRPYIILKWAESEDGFMDKDFKPYSISNSLVNQFVHQLRAYEHAILVGTQTALNDNPSLTVRNVEGVNPVRILIDFDLKVPKDFKIYNEEAKTLVFNLTQEGIEGNIHFIKIEKENFLPDLMKALYKEQIQSVIIEGGSFTLQQFINADLWDEAIVIKNENLKLENGTNAPKLEFKPNKIENFRDNVIQFYKK is encoded by the coding sequence ATGCAGGACGAATTTTATATAAAAAGATGTATCGAATTAGCTCAAAAAGCGTTGGGCAAAACCTATCCAAATCCGTTGGTAGGAAGTGTTATCGTTCATAACGGAGAAATTATCGGTGAAGGTTATCATCATAAAGCCGGAGAGAATCATGCTGAAATCAACGCAATTAATTCAGTTAAAAACAAAGATCTCATCCCTGAATCGACGATTTATGTTTCTCTTGAACCTTGTGCTCATTATGGAAAAACTCCGCCTTGTGCCTTAAAAATTAAGGAGCTTGGTTTCAAAAAAGTAGTGATCGGCGCAATGGATTCTCATGATAAAGTAAACGGAAAAGGAAAAAAAATCATTCAGGATGCAGGAATTGAAGCTGTTTCTGGAGTTTTAGAAAACGAATGTATCGAACTTAATAAAAGATTTTTCACCTATCACGAAAAGCAAAGACCTTATATTATTCTAAAATGGGCAGAATCAGAGGACGGATTTATGGACAAAGATTTCAAGCCCTACTCTATTTCAAATTCTTTGGTGAATCAATTTGTTCATCAATTAAGAGCTTACGAACATGCAATTTTAGTCGGAACTCAAACTGCTTTGAATGACAATCCTAGTTTGACGGTAAGGAATGTTGAAGGTGTAAATCCTGTAAGAATTTTAATTGATTTTGATTTAAAAGTTCCTAAAGATTTTAAAATATATAATGAAGAAGCAAAAACGTTAGTTTTTAATTTAACTCAAGAAGGAATTGAAGGAAATATTCATTTTATTAAAATTGAAAAGGAAAATTTTCTGCCAGATTTAATGAAAGCTTTGTACAAGGAACAAATTCAATCTGTAATTATTGAAGGTGGAAGCTTTACTTTACAACAATTCATCAATGCAGATCTTTGGGATGAAGCAATTGTGATTAAAAATGAAAATTTGAAATTGGAGAATGGCACAAATGCTCCAAAATTAGAATTTAAACCTAATAAAATTGAGAATTTTAGAGATAATGTAATACAATTCTATAAGAAATAA
- a CDS encoding GTP cyclohydrolase, translating into MSTIAVIEVKTQKELKQFVRFPMDLYKNNPYYVPSFIKDEFKIWDAKENPALNYSESKQYLAIKNNKVAGRIAVIINHKEEKELGVKKVRFGWIDFIDDKEVSAALIQKAIDYAKENNIDKIEGPMGFTNLDKAGMLTMGFDKLATMIGIYNHEYYPKHLEELGLTKEKEWVEFEMNFPKILPEKVEKFSGLIAQKYKLKVLHFKSKEEILPYVEPMFKLLDETYKHLSTYTPISDEQIQTYREKYFPFIDKNYVICVVDENQELVSFAITMPSYSKALQKSKGKLFPFGWWHFLQASKKNDRANFYLIGIHPEYQRRGVTAIIFKEIFVRFTSMGIDFAETNPELEENKSVQVLWQDYNPTNHKRRRTYSLNISNE; encoded by the coding sequence ATGTCTACAATTGCAGTTATTGAAGTAAAAACCCAAAAAGAATTAAAACAGTTTGTAAGGTTTCCGATGGATCTTTATAAAAACAATCCTTATTACGTTCCTTCTTTTATTAAGGATGAATTTAAAATTTGGGACGCAAAAGAAAACCCGGCTTTAAACTACTCAGAATCAAAACAATATCTGGCAATAAAAAACAATAAAGTAGCGGGAAGAATCGCTGTCATTATCAATCATAAGGAAGAGAAAGAATTAGGCGTAAAAAAAGTCCGTTTCGGATGGATTGATTTTATTGATGATAAAGAGGTTTCGGCAGCTTTAATTCAAAAAGCAATTGACTACGCTAAAGAGAACAACATCGACAAAATTGAAGGGCCAATGGGTTTCACCAATCTTGATAAGGCAGGAATGCTAACGATGGGCTTCGACAAACTGGCAACAATGATCGGGATTTACAATCACGAATATTACCCTAAACACCTTGAAGAACTTGGACTTACAAAAGAAAAAGAATGGGTAGAATTCGAAATGAATTTCCCTAAAATTTTACCTGAAAAAGTAGAAAAATTCAGTGGTTTAATTGCTCAGAAATATAAGCTTAAAGTACTTCATTTCAAATCAAAAGAAGAGATTTTACCTTACGTGGAACCGATGTTTAAATTGTTGGATGAAACTTATAAACATCTTTCAACATATACTCCGATTTCTGATGAACAGATCCAGACCTACAGAGAAAAATACTTCCCTTTTATTGATAAAAACTATGTAATTTGCGTTGTTGATGAAAATCAAGAGTTGGTTTCTTTCGCCATTACAATGCCTTCATATTCAAAAGCTTTACAGAAATCTAAAGGTAAATTATTTCCTTTTGGCTGGTGGCATTTTTTACAGGCCAGCAAGAAAAACGATAGAGCCAATTTTTATCTTATCGGAATTCACCCTGAATATCAGAGACGTGGTGTAACGGCCATTATTTTCAAAGAAATATTTGTAAGATTTACAAGTATGGGAATAGATTTCGCCGAAACCAACCCTGAATTGGAAGAAAATAAAAGTGTACAGGTTCTTTGGCAGGATTACAACCCTACAAACCACAAAAGAAGAAGAACGTACTCTTTGAATATAAGTAATGAGTAA
- a CDS encoding zinc metallopeptidase: MIGYYIIIGISMLVSWYVSSKLKSKFAYYSNVHLRNGLSGKEVAEKMLRDNGINDVQVISVPGQLTDHYNPADKTVNLSEGVYMQRNAAAAAVAAHECGHAVQHAVGYSMLQLRSKLVPVVNISSNLMQFVLIAGIGIMAATRSIQDPNGNTIVLAIGVLMFAFTTLFAFVTLPVEYDASNRAMKWLKDTGTVTAEEYVGVQDSLKWAARTYVVAAIGSLAQLLYWASLLMGGRRN; the protein is encoded by the coding sequence ATGATTGGTTATTACATAATTATTGGTATTTCAATGTTGGTAAGCTGGTACGTTTCATCAAAATTGAAATCCAAGTTTGCATATTATTCTAATGTACACCTTAGAAATGGACTTTCCGGGAAAGAAGTTGCTGAGAAAATGTTGAGAGATAATGGGATTAATGATGTTCAGGTGATTTCGGTTCCCGGACAGTTGACAGATCATTATAATCCTGCTGACAAAACCGTCAATCTTTCAGAAGGTGTTTATATGCAGAGAAATGCCGCGGCTGCAGCTGTTGCTGCTCACGAATGTGGTCACGCTGTGCAACATGCAGTGGGATATTCTATGCTTCAATTGCGTTCAAAATTGGTTCCTGTTGTTAATATTAGTTCTAATTTGATGCAATTTGTGCTTATAGCAGGTATAGGAATTATGGCTGCAACGCGATCAATACAAGATCCAAACGGAAATACAATAGTTTTGGCGATTGGCGTTTTGATGTTTGCCTTTACCACTCTTTTTGCTTTTGTGACGCTTCCTGTGGAATATGATGCGAGCAACAGAGCAATGAAATGGCTGAAAGACACCGGAACCGTAACGGCTGAAGAATATGTTGGTGTTCAGGATAGTTTGAAGTGGGCAGCAAGAACTTATGTTGTAGCAGCGATCGGATCTTTAGCACAACTTCTTTACTGGGCATCTTTATTGATGGGAGGAAGAAGAAATTAA
- a CDS encoding NADH-quinone oxidoreductase subunit D: protein MKDNSLSNILNQHESKEQIDGQLYTLNLGPTHPATHGIFQNVLTMDGERILHAEQTVGYIHRAFEKISERRNYAQITTLTDRMNYCSAPINNLGWHMTVEKLIGVKVPKRVDYMRVILMELARIGDHLICNGVTGMDAGAITGLTYMFIERERIYDMYEQICGARMTTNMGRIGGFERDFTPKFHELLKDFLKTFPARFAEFGQLLERNRIFMDRTIGAGAISAERALSYGFTGPNLRAAGVDYDVRVAQPYSSYEDFDFIIPVGTSGDTYDRFMVRQQEIWESLKIINQAYDNLPEGPFHADVPDFYLPEKADVYSKMEALIYHFKIVMGETDVPKGEVYHAVEGGNGELGFYLVSDGGRSPYRLHFRRPCFIYYQAYPEMITGSVISDAIVTMCSMNIIAGELDA from the coding sequence ATGAAAGATAACTCATTATCTAATATACTTAACCAACACGAAAGTAAGGAGCAAATTGACGGTCAGTTATATACCCTCAATTTAGGACCTACCCACCCTGCTACTCACGGGATTTTCCAGAATGTCTTAACGATGGACGGAGAGAGAATCCTTCACGCAGAGCAGACAGTGGGATATATCCACAGAGCGTTTGAGAAAATTTCTGAAAGAAGAAATTATGCTCAGATCACTACCCTTACCGACCGTATGAATTACTGTTCTGCACCAATCAACAATTTAGGTTGGCACATGACAGTTGAGAAGCTAATTGGCGTTAAAGTTCCTAAGCGTGTAGATTATATGCGTGTAATTTTAATGGAATTAGCAAGAATCGGTGATCACCTTATCTGTAACGGTGTAACCGGGATGGATGCAGGAGCAATTACAGGTCTTACGTATATGTTCATCGAAAGAGAACGTATTTATGATATGTATGAGCAGATCTGTGGAGCAAGAATGACAACAAATATGGGAAGAATAGGAGGTTTTGAAAGAGATTTCACTCCAAAATTCCATGAGTTGCTGAAAGATTTCTTAAAAACTTTCCCTGCAAGATTTGCAGAGTTCGGTCAGTTATTAGAAAGAAACCGAATCTTTATGGACAGAACCATTGGCGCAGGAGCAATCTCTGCCGAAAGAGCATTAAGCTATGGTTTCACTGGTCCGAATTTACGTGCAGCAGGTGTAGATTATGACGTAAGAGTTGCACAACCTTATTCTTCTTATGAAGATTTCGACTTTATCATTCCGGTAGGAACTTCTGGTGATACTTACGACCGTTTCATGGTTCGTCAGCAGGAAATCTGGGAATCTCTTAAAATTATCAATCAAGCATACGATAACCTTCCTGAAGGACCATTCCACGCGGATGTTCCTGATTTCTATTTACCTGAAAAGGCAGACGTTTACAGCAAAATGGAGGCATTGATTTACCATTTCAAAATTGTAATGGGAGAAACTGATGTTCCTAAAGGTGAAGTTTATCACGCTGTAGAAGGTGGAAACGGAGAATTAGGATTCTATCTAGTGAGTGATGGTGGAAGAAGTCCTTACAGACTGCACTTCAGAAGACCATGTTTTATCTACTATCAGGCGTATCCAGAGATGATCACAGGTTCTGTAATTTCAGATGCGATCGTTACGATGTGTAGTATGAATATTATTGCGGGAGAATTAGACGCATAA